One part of the Nitrospirota bacterium genome encodes these proteins:
- a CDS encoding PilZ domain-containing protein, whose protein sequence is MPESADNPDDTFVVRQRDLHVKVRFHTSDGDRREGLLSSVGEHGLFIEHHDPLPVGIELNLEFVLPDGSSERLEAKGVVAWVCPHPDQYAFSRGMGVRLTEVLESRGLEKAIERAPTSDPAIFSHLLMLYARTLQAR, encoded by the coding sequence ATGCCGGAAAGCGCCGACAACCCCGACGACACCTTTGTGGTCCGGCAGCGGGACCTTCATGTAAAGGTCCGGTTTCACACGTCCGACGGCGACCGGCGCGAAGGTCTTCTCTCCTCCGTCGGTGAACACGGACTGTTCATTGAACACCATGATCCTTTACCGGTCGGGATCGAGCTGAACCTGGAATTCGTTCTGCCCGACGGTTCATCGGAGCGGCTGGAAGCGAAGGGCGTGGTGGCCTGGGTGTGTCCCCATCCCGATCAGTACGCCTTTTCGCGCGGGATGGGGGTGCGCCTCACGGAGGTGCTCGAGAGCCGTGGGCTGGAGAAGGCGATAGAGAGGGCGCCGACCAGCGATCCCGCAATCTTCTCGCACCTGCTCATGCTCTATGCGCGGACACTTCAGGCTCGCTGA
- a CDS encoding OmpA family protein has product MTRTTMILFLAVSAAVAAGCVSKGTHTQTLGELDEARKSMARTAAELEKLKKESAEELQASRRANAKLTGDLEAAQAEIGKLKENFASVQKSLYEERDNLRRTEGELKKLRDDYQAAQQQMGDFRRERDLLQAKVDELKRDLAAANKAVTDAEARIAAVQKEKQELMASLGEARDRARDLETKLAAESAQAAALREDKQRLMSGTTTAQEEIAKLQKRAGELETQAALAADLTKRLEERDQEIGKLRQAAADRDALTAKVASLTEELNKAKERVAIVTGDLSSLREEEAKLKQERDQLAQEREKLQASLQREQERLKAEEAEKARLEQERAAKEAEIKRLTKTQEELNKALQEEIAKGNIKIKQIGDRLTINMVDKILFDSGQAKVKPEGLKVLKQVSDILKTVTDKQIRIEGHTDNVPIGVKLREKFPTNWELSTARATSVVRYLIEEGGVDRSNIAAVGYADTRPVESNDTEEGKAANRRIEITLYPKDLSEIVKEVKQAS; this is encoded by the coding sequence ATGACACGTACGACGATGATTCTGTTCCTGGCCGTGTCGGCCGCGGTGGCTGCCGGATGCGTCAGCAAAGGCACCCATACGCAGACGCTGGGGGAGTTGGACGAAGCACGGAAATCGATGGCCCGGACCGCGGCCGAACTCGAGAAGCTGAAGAAAGAGTCGGCGGAGGAGCTGCAGGCGAGCCGGCGGGCCAACGCCAAGCTGACGGGCGATCTGGAGGCCGCGCAGGCCGAGATCGGCAAGCTCAAGGAGAACTTCGCTTCGGTGCAGAAGAGCCTGTACGAGGAGCGGGATAATCTTCGGCGGACGGAAGGCGAGCTGAAGAAACTGCGGGACGACTACCAGGCCGCGCAACAACAGATGGGCGACTTCCGGCGGGAGCGCGACCTTCTCCAGGCCAAGGTGGACGAGCTGAAGCGAGACCTGGCTGCCGCGAACAAGGCGGTGACGGACGCCGAGGCGCGGATCGCCGCAGTGCAAAAGGAGAAGCAGGAGCTGATGGCCTCCCTCGGCGAAGCCCGGGATCGCGCCCGCGATCTCGAGACTAAATTGGCGGCCGAGTCGGCGCAGGCCGCCGCGCTCCGTGAGGACAAGCAACGGCTCATGAGCGGGACCACGACGGCCCAGGAGGAAATCGCCAAGCTCCAGAAACGGGCCGGCGAATTGGAGACCCAGGCGGCGCTGGCCGCGGATTTGACCAAGCGGCTGGAGGAGCGGGATCAGGAGATCGGCAAACTCCGCCAGGCGGCCGCCGATCGCGACGCCCTGACCGCCAAGGTGGCGTCGCTGACGGAGGAATTGAACAAGGCGAAGGAACGCGTGGCGATCGTGACCGGCGATCTGTCCAGCCTGCGCGAGGAAGAGGCCAAGCTGAAACAGGAACGGGATCAGTTGGCGCAGGAACGGGAAAAGCTCCAAGCGAGTCTGCAGCGGGAACAGGAGCGGCTGAAGGCGGAAGAAGCCGAGAAGGCCAGGCTGGAGCAGGAGCGGGCGGCCAAGGAAGCGGAGATCAAGCGGCTCACCAAGACGCAGGAAGAACTGAACAAGGCGCTGCAGGAAGAAATCGCCAAAGGCAACATCAAAATCAAGCAGATCGGGGACCGATTGACCATCAACATGGTGGACAAAATTCTGTTCGATTCCGGTCAGGCCAAGGTGAAGCCGGAAGGGCTCAAGGTGTTGAAACAGGTCAGCGACATTCTCAAGACCGTGACGGACAAGCAGATCCGGATCGAAGGCCACACGGACAACGTGCCGATCGGCGTGAAGCTGCGCGAAAAGTTTCCGACCAACTGGGAGCTCTCCACCGCCCGCGCGACCAGCGTCGTGCGCTACCTGATCGAAGAAGGCGGGGTGGATCGGAGCAACATCGCGGCCGTCGGCTATGCGGACACGAGGCCGGTCGAAAGCAACGACACGGAGGAAGGCAAAGCCGCCAATCGGCGGATCGAGATCACGCTCTATCCGAAGGACCTGTCCGAGATCGTCAAGGAGGTAAAGCAGGCGAGCTGA
- a CDS encoding LCCL domain-containing protein, producing MQSAERSGSGGAATNNETPSEAGLSPAAESAHEFPPLPITWSTGTGEWRGQWGRREALFCPPGGTPEPVWGTDIYTDDSSVCTAAIHAGLLESAEVGGRVMIEVRPDISQYLGSTRNGVTSGDWMDVWPSSFIFIWGAAQHEPAPAVQIDARTSAESWQGRPGRTVTVLCPPRFELLSVYGGGVYTIDTPICSAGVHAGRITRAKGGMLTIKLLPGRSVYPGSTNNGMTSFTAEARPQSYTFVPTPPHTPLPPRAMSPFLPPPG from the coding sequence GTGCAATCGGCAGAGCGGTCCGGATCGGGCGGGGCGGCGACCAACAATGAGACGCCGTCCGAAGCCGGCCTTTCTCCCGCCGCCGAGAGCGCACACGAATTTCCCCCTCTCCCGATTACCTGGTCGACCGGCACCGGCGAATGGCGCGGGCAATGGGGACGACGGGAAGCGCTGTTCTGCCCGCCGGGCGGCACGCCCGAGCCTGTGTGGGGCACGGACATCTATACAGATGACTCTTCCGTGTGCACCGCCGCGATCCACGCCGGTCTGCTCGAATCGGCCGAAGTCGGCGGAAGGGTCATGATCGAAGTGCGTCCCGACATCTCGCAGTACTTGGGAAGCACGCGGAACGGTGTGACGAGCGGGGATTGGATGGATGTGTGGCCGAGCAGCTTCATCTTCATCTGGGGCGCTGCGCAGCATGAGCCCGCTCCCGCTGTTCAGATCGATGCCAGGACAAGCGCCGAATCGTGGCAGGGGCGGCCGGGGCGAACGGTCACGGTCCTATGTCCGCCGAGGTTCGAACTGCTCAGCGTGTACGGCGGCGGAGTCTACACCATCGATACTCCCATCTGTTCAGCCGGCGTGCATGCCGGCAGGATTACTCGGGCGAAGGGAGGAATGCTGACGATCAAGCTGCTGCCCGGTCGGTCCGTCTATCCCGGCAGCACCAACAACGGAATGACGAGTTTCACCGCCGAAGCGCGGCCTCAGAGCTACACCTTCGTCCCGACCCCGCCGCACACGCCGCTTCCGCCCAGGGCGATGTCGCCGTTTCTCCCTCCGCCGGGCTAG
- a CDS encoding AMP-binding protein codes for MTGPTFLNQLPPILWRPTPEYVQRSRLFRFMQRHRIADYSSLYRRSISEIEWFAEAVLNELGIEWVRAYSQVLDLRNGIQWPRWFVGGRLNVAHNCVDKHGAGPRADRQAIRWEGEDGTRRSLTYRQLGAEVSRAASILRGLGVRRGDRVAVFLPMIPEAAVITLACSKIGAVYTPIFSGFASEAVATRVQDCEAKLLVTADGFSRRGGLVRMKQVADEAAARCPTVEHLLVVRRAACPVSWQAGRDVWWHEPPHGESEAPATEEMAADDPFMIIYTSGTTGRPKGTVHVHSGFPIKAAQDLAFHFDLQPDDTLFWFTDMGWMMGPWEILGALSLGATCLLYEGAPDWPHTGRLWELVERHRVTILGLSPTAVRALMRHGDAPVRQHHLDSLRVLGSTGEPWTPDAYHWYFQQVGQGRCPIINYSGGTEISGGIVGGTVLQPCKPCAFTGPCLGMAAEIFDADGRPVRRQVGELVVTKPWVGMTQGFWRDPQRYLDTYWSRWPQVWVHGDWATTDEDGFWYILGRSDDTIKIAGKRLGPAEVEAILTGHQAVSEAAAIGVPHPVKGEALVCFVVLRQGWTAGEALSDELASRVAERLGKPLKPAAVHAVSDLPKTRNAKILRRVIRAAFLGQDPGDLSSLENPQAVSAIREVSSS; via the coding sequence GTGACAGGCCCTACATTTTTAAACCAGCTCCCACCGATTCTCTGGCGCCCCACCCCGGAGTATGTCCAGCGGAGCCGGCTCTTCCGCTTCATGCAGCGGCACCGGATCGCCGACTATTCCTCTCTCTATCGGCGCTCGATCTCCGAAATCGAATGGTTCGCGGAGGCGGTGCTCAACGAGCTAGGGATCGAGTGGGTTCGTGCCTACTCGCAGGTGCTGGACTTGAGGAACGGGATCCAGTGGCCCCGATGGTTCGTGGGCGGACGCCTGAACGTGGCGCACAACTGCGTCGACAAGCACGGCGCCGGCCCGCGGGCCGATCGTCAGGCGATCCGTTGGGAAGGCGAAGACGGAACGCGGCGATCCCTGACATACCGCCAACTGGGCGCCGAAGTCTCCCGTGCCGCGTCGATCCTTCGCGGACTCGGGGTGCGCCGCGGAGACCGTGTGGCGGTCTTTTTGCCGATGATTCCCGAAGCGGCCGTCATCACGCTGGCCTGCTCCAAGATCGGCGCCGTCTACACGCCGATTTTCTCCGGCTTTGCGTCGGAGGCCGTGGCGACACGCGTGCAGGACTGCGAGGCGAAGCTCCTGGTCACGGCCGACGGCTTTTCCCGGCGCGGCGGTTTGGTCAGGATGAAGCAGGTCGCCGATGAGGCGGCGGCGCGTTGCCCGACCGTGGAGCATCTGCTGGTTGTCCGGCGGGCCGCCTGTCCGGTCTCCTGGCAGGCCGGGCGTGACGTCTGGTGGCATGAGCCGCCCCACGGCGAGAGTGAAGCGCCGGCGACCGAGGAGATGGCGGCCGACGACCCGTTCATGATCATTTACACGTCCGGCACCACCGGACGGCCCAAGGGGACGGTACACGTGCACAGCGGCTTTCCCATCAAGGCCGCGCAGGACCTGGCGTTCCACTTTGATCTTCAACCCGACGACACGCTGTTCTGGTTCACCGACATGGGCTGGATGATGGGACCGTGGGAGATCCTGGGCGCGCTCTCTTTGGGGGCGACCTGCCTGCTCTACGAAGGCGCTCCGGACTGGCCTCACACGGGACGACTGTGGGAACTCGTGGAACGCCACCGCGTGACGATTCTGGGCCTTTCCCCCACCGCGGTTCGAGCCCTCATGCGGCACGGCGACGCTCCGGTGCGTCAGCATCATCTCGACTCTCTGCGCGTGCTGGGCTCCACCGGCGAGCCGTGGACCCCGGATGCCTACCATTGGTACTTCCAGCAGGTCGGTCAGGGGCGGTGCCCGATCATCAACTATTCCGGCGGCACCGAAATCTCCGGCGGGATCGTGGGGGGTACGGTCCTGCAACCCTGCAAACCCTGCGCGTTCACCGGCCCTTGCCTGGGAATGGCGGCGGAGATTTTCGACGCCGACGGGCGGCCCGTGCGTCGACAGGTCGGGGAACTGGTGGTCACCAAGCCCTGGGTCGGGATGACGCAAGGATTCTGGCGCGATCCGCAGCGCTACCTGGACACCTACTGGTCCCGGTGGCCGCAGGTGTGGGTGCACGGCGATTGGGCTACCACCGACGAGGACGGGTTCTGGTACATCCTGGGCCGCTCGGACGACACGATCAAAATAGCCGGAAAGCGCCTGGGGCCGGCCGAAGTGGAGGCGATCCTCACCGGCCATCAGGCGGTCAGCGAAGCCGCCGCGATCGGCGTGCCGCATCCGGTGAAAGGGGAAGCGTTGGTGTGCTTCGTGGTGCTGCGCCAAGGATGGACAGCCGGCGAGGCGCTCTCCGATGAGCTGGCGAGCCGGGTGGCGGAACGGCTCGGCAAGCCGCTCAAGCCGGCCGCGGTCCATGCAGTATCGGACCTCCCGAAGACCCGGAACGCCAAGATTCTTCGACGGGTGATCCGGGCCGCGTTTCTCGGTCAGGACCCGGGCGACCTCTCCAGCCTGGAGAACCCGCAGGCCGTTTCAGCCATCCGGGAGGTCAGTTCTTCCTAG